One Pyrus communis chromosome 4, drPyrComm1.1, whole genome shotgun sequence genomic region harbors:
- the LOC137731100 gene encoding AT-hook motif nuclear-localized protein 13-like — protein MDSREVPQQQPPQQPNMMVGPSSYPSSMPTANINPNSGSMMGAPNPGRFPFNAVAQQQQQQQQQQPTSKPQMDSLSPSPYDGSLRPCGSGGPFNIDSSSASAAKKKRGRPRKYSPDGNIALGLTPTQIPSSASAAPGTHGESSGTMSSEPPAKKNRGRPPGSGKKQLDALGAGGVGFTPHVIMVQAGEDIAAKVMAFSQQGPRTVCVLSANGAICNVTLRQPAMSGGTVTYEGRYEIISLSGSYLFSENNGNRSRSGGLSVSLAGSDGQVLGGGVAGMLVAASPVQVIVGSFIADGKKSNPNLVKSGTSSPPASQMLNFGAPMTAASPSSQGGGSSESSDENGSSPLNNSNRGPVLYSNANQPIHNMQMYQLWGQAQQ, from the exons ATGGATTCGCGGGAAGTTCCGCAGCAACAGCCGCCTCAGCAGCCGAACATGATGGTGGGCCCATCTTCATATCCCTCCTCTATGCCCACCGCCAACATAAACCCTAATTCGGGCTCCATGATGGGCGCCCCCAACCCGGGACGCTTCCCTTTCAACGCGGTGgcccagcagcagcagcagcagcagcagcaacagcccACTTCGAAACCGCAGATGGATTCTCTGAGCCCCAGCCCCTACGACGGGTCGTTGAGGCCGTGCGGCAGCGGCGGACCGTTCAACATCGACTCTTCTTCGGCTTCGGCTGCCAAGAAGAAGAGAGGGCGGCCCAGGAAGTACTCGCCTGACGGCAACATTGCCTTGGGATTGACGCCCACGCAGATTCCTTCTTCGGCTTCGGCCGCACCTGGGACCCATGGAGAGTCTAGTGGCACGATGTCTTCGGAGCCCCCAGCCAAGAAAAACCGGGGGAGGCCCCCAGGTTCGGGCAAGAAGCAGTTGGACGCATTGG GAGCTGGCGGAGTTGGATTCACACCTCATGTTATTATGGTGCAAGCCGGTGAG GATATAGCAGCAAAGGTTATGGCCTTTTCACAGCAGGGTCCGCGCACAGTTTGCGTTCTCTCTGCAAATGGTGCCATCTGCAATGTTACCCTTCGCCAGCCAGCAATGTCTGGTGGTACTGTCACATATGAG GGTCGATATGAGATTATTTCCCTGTCAGGTTCCTACTTGTTTTCTGAAAATAATGGGAATCGCAGCAGAAGTGGTGGTTTGAGTGTATCCTTAGCAGGGTCTGATGGTCAAGTTTTGGGAGGTGGAGTTGCTGGCATGCTTGTGGCAGCATCACCAGTACAG GTGATTGTGGGTAGTTTCATTGCCGACGGGAAAAAATCCAACCCCAACTTGGTAAAGTCGGGAACTTCCTCTCCCCCAGCATCACAAATGTTGAACTTTGGTGCGCCAATGACAGCAGCCAGCCCGTCCTCTCAAGGAGGAGGGTCAAGCGAGTCGTCAGACGAGAATGGCAGCAGTCCTCTCAACAACAGCAACAGGGGACCTGTGCTCTACAGTAATGCAAATCAACCGATTCATAATATGCAGATGTATCAATTATGGGGTCAAGCTCAACAATGA